From Amphiprion ocellaris isolate individual 3 ecotype Okinawa chromosome 2, ASM2253959v1, whole genome shotgun sequence, a single genomic window includes:
- the LOC111575988 gene encoding claudin-18 isoform X1, whose protein sequence is MAATLCQVMGFVLSLIGVAGIIAATGMDQWATEDLFGSVVTAVYSYSGLWRSCVRQSSGLTECRPYFTILGLPALLQAVRALMIVGIVLGAIACFIAIFALKCLKMGNMEDNIKATMTLTAGIMFVLAGVCGIAGVSAFANLIVQSFRFTTYADGGFNTYGTANVGGLTGALTPRYTFGPALFVGWIGAAILLIGGIMMCLACRGMVPERKQRYDGMAYKAASQHTMYKSDTRSRPVYNDSYKAQSVDGRQSNQRFDYV, encoded by the exons ATGGCAGCCACCCTGTGTCAGGTGATGGGCTTCGTCCTGAGTTTGATAGGAGTAGCAGGAATAATCGCAGCGACCGGGATGGACCAATGGGCCACAGAAGACCTCTTTGGCAGCGTTGTGACGGCTGTGTATTCGTACTCAGGCCTGTGGAGGTCCTGTGTTCGGCAGAGCTCCGGCTTGACAGAGTGCCGACCGTATTTCACCATTCTGGGCCTGCCAG CTCTGCTCCAGGCCGTCCGGGCCTTGATGATCGTCGGCATTGTTCTCGGAGCTATCGCCTGTTTCATCGCCATATTCGCGCTGAAGTGCTTGAAAATGGGAAACATGGAGGACAACATCAAGGCCACGATGACCCTGACAGCCGGGATCATGTTCGTCCTCGCAG GTGTCTGTGGCATCGCTGGAGTGTCAGCATTTGCTAACTTGATTGTGCAAAGTTTTCGGTTCACAACGTACGCCGATGGTGGATTTAACACGTATGGAACAGCCAACGTTGGTGGACTAACAGGAGCTCTGACTCCGAG GTATACGTTTGGCCCTGCTCTCTTCGTGGGTTGGATCGGTGCAGCTATCTTGCTTATTGGAGGCATCATGATGTGCCTGGCCTGCCGTGGAATGGTTCCAGAGAGAAAGCAACG GTACGATGGGATGGCCTACAAGGCTGCTTCTCAGCACACGATGTACAAGTCTGACACCAGATCCCGGCCCGTCTACAACGACTCCTACAAAGCTCAGAGTGTGGATGGAAGGCAGTCGAACCAGAGGTTTGACTACGTGTAG
- the LOC111575988 gene encoding claudin-18 isoform X2 produces MAASMIQLIGFMLSALGQFLISAATAMDMWSLQDRSFTVVTNVYTYSGLWKSCVGTSYGTTTCRPYFTILGLPALLQAVRALMIVGIVLGAIACFIAIFALKCLKMGNMEDNIKATMTLTAGIMFVLAGVCGIAGVSAFANLIVQSFRFTTYADGGFNTYGTANVGGLTGALTPRYTFGPALFVGWIGAAILLIGGIMMCLACRGMVPERKQRYDGMAYKAASQHTMYKSDTRSRPVYNDSYKAQSVDGRQSNQRFDYV; encoded by the exons ATGGCTGCCTCAATGATTCAGTTAATAGGATTCATGTTGTCTGCATTGGGCCAATTTTTAATATCAGCTGCGACTGCCATGGACATGTGGAGCTTGCAGGACCGATCCTTTACTGTTGTAACAAATGTTTACACCTATTCTGGTTTGTGGAAGTCATGCGTAGGGACTTCGTACGGCACCACAACATGTAGGCCTTATTTTACCATACTGGGACTGCCAG CTCTGCTCCAGGCCGTCCGGGCCTTGATGATCGTCGGCATTGTTCTCGGAGCTATCGCCTGTTTCATCGCCATATTCGCGCTGAAGTGCTTGAAAATGGGAAACATGGAGGACAACATCAAGGCCACGATGACCCTGACAGCCGGGATCATGTTCGTCCTCGCAG GTGTCTGTGGCATCGCTGGAGTGTCAGCATTTGCTAACTTGATTGTGCAAAGTTTTCGGTTCACAACGTACGCCGATGGTGGATTTAACACGTATGGAACAGCCAACGTTGGTGGACTAACAGGAGCTCTGACTCCGAG GTATACGTTTGGCCCTGCTCTCTTCGTGGGTTGGATCGGTGCAGCTATCTTGCTTATTGGAGGCATCATGATGTGCCTGGCCTGCCGTGGAATGGTTCCAGAGAGAAAGCAACG GTACGATGGGATGGCCTACAAGGCTGCTTCTCAGCACACGATGTACAAGTCTGACACCAGATCCCGGCCCGTCTACAACGACTCCTACAAAGCTCAGAGTGTGGATGGAAGGCAGTCGAACCAGAGGTTTGACTACGTGTAG